From the Nerophis ophidion isolate RoL-2023_Sa linkage group LG18, RoL_Noph_v1.0, whole genome shotgun sequence genome, one window contains:
- the cep57 gene encoding centrosomal protein of 57 kDa isoform X1: METSSQTAAAESTLETPPLVCDNLSKTCYMDYPVQRPCTAPLVHHTPGHSYDTCRPPLPSKGYPETNSAAILSALRNLQEKIRRLELEKDVELGQGDAAPRSHAHRMRQRPATTQTDARFRPTNEQHKCNQALVTQLAAAESRCVNLERQLVHMKKMLRNAKGEKSSLLKQQVTMEASTSAHGQPVPVSGQVQLQKMLQLEQEYLKLTRTQGQAEVKIQELEQKLLEEEHQRKQLQLGLETNRILLQSSSPRWSKERKSTLKKKSSCTEPHYRLNLKDVPFVTGTSVGGSHSVRANVQSVLSLLKRHQPQLCNSQVLDNNNKPIHLGADSRRHSDTSSDSASSASLELSELLQGLQEELRLMSLEQDELMRQLDLSVSAQERKQLEREQDLLLLKMERKGEQINKLYVHKIQIKKFKKEANTKQASRTPSPRPTTAMDTKGRSAVAVKPKPGEESRRSLRLLKDMKALQTSLRK; encoded by the exons ATGGAGACGTCGTCccaaactgctgctgcagaatCCACGCTGGAGACG CCACCTCTTGTGTGTGACAACTTGTCAAAAACCTGCTATATGGACTATCCAGTTCAGCGACCATGCACAGCCCCACTTGTGCACCACACACCAGGTCACTCATATGACACCTGTCGCCCTCCATTGCCCAGCAAAGGCTACCCAGAGACCAACAGTGCAG cCATCTTGTCGGCGTTGAGGAATCTCCAGGAGAAGATCAGGAGGTTGGAGTTGGAGAAGGACGTAGAGCTCGGTCAAGGAGACGCAGCACCGCGTTCGCATGCACACAGAATGCGGCAGAGACCCGCCACCACTCAGACGGACGCAAGATTTAGGCCGACAAATGAGCAGCACAAATGCAATCAAG CATTAGTCACCCAACTTGCAGCCGCGGAGTCTCGCTGTGTCAACTTGGAGCGGCAACTGGTTCACATGAAGAAGATGTTGCGCAACGCTAAAGGAGAGAAGAGCAGCCTGCTCAAACAACAG GTGACCATGGAGGCCTCGACATCTGCGCACGGACAACCAGTTCCTGTCTCTGGGCAGGTGCAGCTGCAGAAAATGCTGCAACTGGAGCAGGAATATCTCAAGCTGACGCGGACGCAGGGACAAGCTGAG gtGAAAATTCAAGAGCTTGAGCAAAAGCTGCTGGAAGAGGAGCACCAGAGAAAGCAG CTGCAGTTGGGTTTGGAGACCAACAGGATCCTTCTACAGTCGTCATCACCGCGTTGGTCCAAGGAGAGGAAAAGCACCTTAAAG AAAAAGTCTTCCTGCACAGAACCTCACTACAGACTCAACCTAAAAGATGTACCTTTTGTGACCGGAACG TCCGTAGGCGGTAGCCACTCTGTCCGAGCAAACGTGCAATCGGTCCTGTCTCTCCTGAAGCGCCACCAGCCTCAGTTGTGCAACAGCCAGGTTctcgacaacaacaacaagcccATTCACTTGGGCGCAGACAGCCGCCGCCATTCGGACACTTCCTCCGACTCCGCCTCGTCCGCCAGTTTGGAGTTGTCGGAGCTTTTGCAGGGGCTACAAGAGGAACTGAGACTGATGAGTTT AGAACAGGACGAGTTGATGCGTCAGCTGGACCTCAGCGTTTCTGCACAGGAAAGAAAGCAGCTTGAGAGGGAGCAAGACCTGCTGCTCCTCAAAATGGAGCGCAAGGGAGAGCAGATCAATAAACTTTATGTGCATAAAATACAG ATTAAGAAATTTAAAAAGGAAGCAAATACGAAGCAGGCGAGCAGAACTCCATCGCCAAGACCGACCACGGCCATGGACACCAAAGGGCGTTCTGCCGTAGCTGTCAAGCCAAAACCAGGGGAGGAAAGCAGGCGCAGTCTGAGGCTGCTTAAGGACATGAAAGCGCTGCAGACTTCATTGAGGAAATGA
- the cep57 gene encoding centrosomal protein of 57 kDa isoform X2, translating into MPPLVCDNLSKTCYMDYPVQRPCTAPLVHHTPGHSYDTCRPPLPSKGYPETNSAAILSALRNLQEKIRRLELEKDVELGQGDAAPRSHAHRMRQRPATTQTDARFRPTNEQHKCNQALVTQLAAAESRCVNLERQLVHMKKMLRNAKGEKSSLLKQQVTMEASTSAHGQPVPVSGQVQLQKMLQLEQEYLKLTRTQGQAEVKIQELEQKLLEEEHQRKQLQLGLETNRILLQSSSPRWSKERKSTLKKKSSCTEPHYRLNLKDVPFVTGTSVGGSHSVRANVQSVLSLLKRHQPQLCNSQVLDNNNKPIHLGADSRRHSDTSSDSASSASLELSELLQGLQEELRLMSLEQDELMRQLDLSVSAQERKQLEREQDLLLLKMERKGEQINKLYVHKIQIKKFKKEANTKQASRTPSPRPTTAMDTKGRSAVAVKPKPGEESRRSLRLLKDMKALQTSLRK; encoded by the exons ATG CCACCTCTTGTGTGTGACAACTTGTCAAAAACCTGCTATATGGACTATCCAGTTCAGCGACCATGCACAGCCCCACTTGTGCACCACACACCAGGTCACTCATATGACACCTGTCGCCCTCCATTGCCCAGCAAAGGCTACCCAGAGACCAACAGTGCAG cCATCTTGTCGGCGTTGAGGAATCTCCAGGAGAAGATCAGGAGGTTGGAGTTGGAGAAGGACGTAGAGCTCGGTCAAGGAGACGCAGCACCGCGTTCGCATGCACACAGAATGCGGCAGAGACCCGCCACCACTCAGACGGACGCAAGATTTAGGCCGACAAATGAGCAGCACAAATGCAATCAAG CATTAGTCACCCAACTTGCAGCCGCGGAGTCTCGCTGTGTCAACTTGGAGCGGCAACTGGTTCACATGAAGAAGATGTTGCGCAACGCTAAAGGAGAGAAGAGCAGCCTGCTCAAACAACAG GTGACCATGGAGGCCTCGACATCTGCGCACGGACAACCAGTTCCTGTCTCTGGGCAGGTGCAGCTGCAGAAAATGCTGCAACTGGAGCAGGAATATCTCAAGCTGACGCGGACGCAGGGACAAGCTGAG gtGAAAATTCAAGAGCTTGAGCAAAAGCTGCTGGAAGAGGAGCACCAGAGAAAGCAG CTGCAGTTGGGTTTGGAGACCAACAGGATCCTTCTACAGTCGTCATCACCGCGTTGGTCCAAGGAGAGGAAAAGCACCTTAAAG AAAAAGTCTTCCTGCACAGAACCTCACTACAGACTCAACCTAAAAGATGTACCTTTTGTGACCGGAACG TCCGTAGGCGGTAGCCACTCTGTCCGAGCAAACGTGCAATCGGTCCTGTCTCTCCTGAAGCGCCACCAGCCTCAGTTGTGCAACAGCCAGGTTctcgacaacaacaacaagcccATTCACTTGGGCGCAGACAGCCGCCGCCATTCGGACACTTCCTCCGACTCCGCCTCGTCCGCCAGTTTGGAGTTGTCGGAGCTTTTGCAGGGGCTACAAGAGGAACTGAGACTGATGAGTTT AGAACAGGACGAGTTGATGCGTCAGCTGGACCTCAGCGTTTCTGCACAGGAAAGAAAGCAGCTTGAGAGGGAGCAAGACCTGCTGCTCCTCAAAATGGAGCGCAAGGGAGAGCAGATCAATAAACTTTATGTGCATAAAATACAG ATTAAGAAATTTAAAAAGGAAGCAAATACGAAGCAGGCGAGCAGAACTCCATCGCCAAGACCGACCACGGCCATGGACACCAAAGGGCGTTCTGCCGTAGCTGTCAAGCCAAAACCAGGGGAGGAAAGCAGGCGCAGTCTGAGGCTGCTTAAGGACATGAAAGCGCTGCAGACTTCATTGAGGAAATGA